CGGGCGGCGGTCCGGAGATCCGGAGATTCCGGAGGGGGAGCGGTCGTGTGGTGCGCACGGCCGTCGGGGGTCGGCCGGTCGAAGCCGATCGGGTCTCGTAGGGTCTGTCGCGTGGAGCAGTTGACGAGCCCGAAGATCGCGGCCGAGTGGCCGGTGGAACACGCGGCGATCGCGGTGGTCGGCGCCGACGGCACGCTGCTGGGGCAACACGGCGACCTCGATCGTGTCTACGCGCTCGCCTCGGTCACCAAACTGCTGACGTCCTACGCGGTGCTGATCGCCGTCGAGGAGGGCGCGGTGGAGTGGGACCGTCCGGCGGGGCCGGCGGGCTCGACGCTGCGGCATCTGATCGCCCACACCTCGGGGCTCGCGTTCGACGGCGGCTCGACCGTCGCCGAGGTCGGTGCCAAGCGGGTCTACTCCAACGGCGGTTTCGATCTGCTCACGGCGACGCTGGAAGAGGCGTCCGGGATCTCCTTCCCGACCTACCTGACCGAGGCGGTGCTGGATCCGCTGGGAATGTCGAACACGAGGCTTGAGGGCAGCCCGGCGGCGGGAGCCGTCGCCAGCGGCGCCGATCTCGTCCGGTTCGCCGCCGAGCTGCAGACACCGCGGCTGATGTCACCCGAGCTGCTGCGCGAGGCGACCACCGTGGCGTTCCCCGACCGGGACGGCGTGCTGCCCGGCTATGGAATGCAGCGTCCCAACGACTGGGGCCTCGGCTTCGAACTCCGCGACGGCAAGGAGCCGCACTGGACCGGGACACTCACCTCTCCGTCGACCTTCGGTCATTTCGGCCAGTCCGGCACGTTCCTCTGGGTGGACCCCGTCCTGAAGGTCTCCTGCATCGCCCTGACCGACCGCGTCTTCGGCCGGTGGGCGGTCCGTGCGTGGTCTGACTTCAACGACGCGTTGGTCGCCGAGCTGCGCGCTCGAATCTGACGGCGGACGAGATGGTCGTGGCGCCGATCGCCACCTCCGATGCCGGGCACCCGATCCGGCTCCGGCGCAGGCGGTGCCGCACCATGTGACCGGCCAGGCGACTGCCCGACGGCCGTGCCCGACGGCCGTACGCCCGGTCGTAGCCGCTCGGCCGTTCGTCGCCGCCCTACCGCCGGTTCGGCCTGGTGCTCGGATCACGCCCACGGTGCTCCCGTCGTCTCGTTCGGCCCGATGCGTCAGCCGAGCTGCCCGGGTCCGCGGCGCCGGCCAGCTCGTCGCGGCTGACGAGTGAGCTGACGGGAGTTCCGAGGGGCGGTGTCCGTGCGAACACCGCCCCTCGGCTACCGCTTCGGCTCGACGCTGAAGGGCCTGCGTTCGTGAGTGCGCTGGTGGCCCGGGAACATCGAGATGAAGAACTCCGACCAGCCGCCCATACGGACCCGGAGCAGATCGTATTTCTCCGGATCACGGCAAGCCGCCGCGAACGTCTCCGGGTTCGCGCACGTCACCGTCAGCAGATTCGATCCGGCACCCTGACAGAAGGCCCGGAGTATCTCGGTGAGCGCGGTGAAATCGAACTCCTCCCGGATGTTGAAGTCGGTGGGCGCGGTATCCCAGAAGTCGGCCGTGCCCGCGCCGCTGAGGCTCCGCAAGGCTGCCAGGAAGTCGACCTCCTGGTGATCGACGGGCCGGTCGCCCGGACTGGGTGTGGGGCTGAGGTCGGTGGCCAGCGGTTCACCCGATCGGCGTCCCTCCGCCGACGCGCCCACCTGGGCACCGAACTCCAGGTAGTTCTCGAAGGTGCCGACTCCTGGTTGCAGCTGCAGACCGAACGGGTGTTCCGCGGTGCCGTATCGCCGGGCCAGTTCCACCATGGTGCGTGCGGTCGGAGCGGCGGGATCGGTGAACACGCTGAGCACCGTGGTGGACATCCGTTGCAGGAAGTCGTTCCCGAAGGCGTCGATCTCGGGGTGGCCCCGCCCGTACTTCGGCAGCGCCAGCGCGGCCTCGCGCAGGTCACGGAAGCGCTCGGCGCGGGCGGCGACCCGGCCCGCGCCCGCCAGGCTGCTCGTGAACGGCTCCACCATCGACTCGCCCCAGTCGCACATCAACGCCTCGACCAGCTCCGGAAGGGAGGTCACCGCCGTGGCCGGATCGAAGA
This genomic stretch from Actinoalloteichus hoggarensis harbors:
- a CDS encoding serine hydrolase domain-containing protein, with translation MTSPKIAAEWPVEHAAIAVVGADGTLLGQHGDLDRVYALASVTKLLTSYAVLIAVEEGAVEWDRPAGPAGSTLRHLIAHTSGLAFDGGSTVAEVGAKRVYSNGGFDLLTATLEEASGISFPTYLTEAVLDPLGMSNTRLEGSPAAGAVASGADLVRFAAELQTPRLMSPELLREATTVAFPDRDGVLPGYGMQRPNDWGLGFELRDGKEPHWTGTLTSPSTFGHFGQSGTFLWVDPVLKVSCIALTDRVFGRWAVRAWSDFNDALVAELRARI